In one window of Miscanthus floridulus cultivar M001 chromosome 12, ASM1932011v1, whole genome shotgun sequence DNA:
- the LOC136495760 gene encoding fasciclin-like arabinogalactan protein 1 yields MALMSKGGCKVFMLLVSKSPDELSMFQLAVGGDVMMFCLMDDTVRGFMPRCRNLSTDGMVSLLLFHVVPVYYTLRGLKSNNGSMNTLATDYAASNYNLMVQNVGDQVMLRTPTSDAPTWVRSTVYDRDPIAIYTMDAVLEPIELFDPMPVPALVGVGVRVDSGAGVRERS; encoded by the coding sequence ATGGCGCTGATGTCCAAGGGTGGGTGCAAGGTGTTCATGTTGCTGGTGTCCAAGTCCCCCGACGAGCTCTCCATGTTCCAGTTGGCGGTGGGCGGCGACGTGATGATGTTCTGCCTGATGGATGACACCGTGCGCGGGTTCATGCCTAGATGTCGGAACCTCAGCACGGATGGCATGGTGTCGCTGCTGCTGTTCCACGTGGTGCCCGTCTACTACACGCTGCGGGGGCTCAAGTCCAACAATGGGTCCATGAACACGCTGGCCACTGACTACGCCGCCAGCAACTACAACCTCATGGTGCAGAACGTGGGAGACCAGGTCATGCTGCGGACGCCGACGTCCGATGCCCCAACCTGGGTGCGCTCCACCGTGTACGACAGGGACCCCATTGCCATCTACACCATGGACGCGGTGCTAGAGCCTATCGAGCTATTCGACCCCATGCCAGTGCCCGCGCTAGTGGGGGTGGGGGTGAGGGTGGATTCAGGCGCTGGAGTGAGAGAGAGGTCATAG